Within the Periophthalmus magnuspinnatus isolate fPerMag1 chromosome 7, fPerMag1.2.pri, whole genome shotgun sequence genome, the region acttatctatctccatggagaagctactaggcaaagttacaggttagatttgtggagaggtgccCCCTCTTACAGGAAGAAAGTATGTTTAAAAAAGCAATAGAAACACCTGTAGTTGAGTAAATGCAGGAAAGATAAGTATAATGCTGCACCGTGGAACAATGCaacacatttccatagagacaagcagacagtTGACCCCCAGCAGAAATGTTActttgtgcacctttaagttactGTACAGGAGTAAATAGGACCAGGTCAGTAATTGAAAGTAGTGAGAGCACCTGTGCACCATGActttaatctaatctaatctgatCTCCTGTTGTTGCAGTAGTCCGGCCCATGTGTCCTCAGACAGCACCAGGGCGCTTCCTTCTCCCTTCACAAAGAGCTCGTCCCTGAGATACAACCACTCCACCAGTGCCCCCTCCACCCCGGAGCTGCACGTGCGCCGCCAATACTCCCAGTCGTTCAGGTGAGTGGACTACTACCCCCACAAACCACTAGGGCTGATGAATTTAATACAGTTTGAAATCCTACTGTAATTTAAGAAATACTTTGTTTAGTCCAGACATAGAACCGATTTTATCCCCACTTTATATCTCAGAGAAAGTGGTGTGTATTTTACAAATGAGACCCCAAAACATGATAATTATGGCTAGTTAAACTCCAAACTCGCTAGTAACTTTTAAAATACGCTAGCTACAATGAGAGTAATGTACAAAGAATCAtccttttgggtttttttcagttgtaaAGCTTAAGAAATTGCTTGAGAAagtgaaatataaacatttaatcaATAACAATGTGGCATAATTGTGGCAGTGAggttttcaaaaaaatattctgaattcatAACATAGTCATGATAAGTGAAAGAACAGCTTGTTACCAATTGATTGATCGAAAGTACTGCTTTAACTATTGATTTCTGTGTACATTTTTAGGCTTCCCAAAAGCAAGCCTCTCAGTGTGGACAGTAACAAAGGCCGTGGCAGACTACCCCAGCGTCGCCCTGAGTTTATCCTGTGCTCCCCTCAGTACTCCCCCCTGCGCTTGTCCCAGTCCAGCTCAGAAGACACCAGCTCCgagcactcctcctcctcctacatCAGCTCTCCAGGACGGGACGGCCCCACAGAGATCCCCAaactctgcccccctccctacGGCTTCCACTACGGAGCCAAAAAAGCAGTCTCCAGCCCCTCTCCGAATAATAAGACACTGAAGACAAACCAGGGGAGTAAGGATGTTTCGGACAGCCCGCTCTCTCCTCAAGATTTAGGTGCCAATAAGCGTTTACTGTCACCTCCGCCTGTCCCAACTGCtcaaagacaaaaccaggaggCGCCAGTGTCACCGAGGAAGACCCTGAAACCTCCTCCTCCGTACAGGCTGATGAGGACCCCGTCGCTCAAAGAGTACCCCAACCACGCCTTCAGACTACTGCCCCGAGAGATAGTGTCTGAGGAGCTCAAATCCTGGCACCAGAGGAACCAGCAGCAGAAGTTAAGGCCAAATGGGGAAGATGGCATCACCAGTCCTACATCACCACATATGCCCCTGTTTACGCCGGTTAGTATCATCCACTTTTTATATCCATGTTAACTACACACAGTTAaaattatatatgtatgtgcaCACAATAATTTAGTTAAAGGTTCACTTTGTaaccaccacctgcttgtctccatgaagattttATGGCATTTTTTATGGAATGTTTCAAACTATAgcgttacatttatttatcttgaAGCAcctacaggttagatctgtggaaaggcaaccccAATCATAAGAATccgtgtttttttaattgagcAATAATGCAtacaagatgtttttgtttttctgtcactGAAAAAATGAGTTTTAGGCATAAGTTTAAAAGCAtaaattccaggcaaaccaaaaCCACCAGTGCAATAGTTAATTGATTGCAGTTATTGATAAAACTGACATGACTTTTCCAAATGATTTAGTTTTAATATGAAGTACAAATAACTAATGACTAATGTTCTGTCTTCTCCAGGGCTCGGGTAACTTGGTGCTCCAGAGAGCGGCCGATGGGACCCCTCTGCAGTGGTTTGTGGCTCAAGACTCAGAGATCATCAGCCAAGTTTAAACTATTGAATTAATTGAGAAGCGCCTATGcttatttatgtgtatttattaaCAACATGGACTCTCTATGAGATGGTTTGTTCAAAGATGTGTCAAGAAAACATGTCTGTACCCTGAAGAGCACATTTCTCTTTctattaatttaaatgtaatgtatggTCATATGccgttttatttatattattttaaaataggcACAAGGTGATAAAATGTCAGCAATGGACCTAGATGACATTTTTTGCACACTAACCTCACCTGCAGTAGTTAAAGGTAAAGAGTTGCCCATTCctaatataattttaattttatgttatttatctgttatttaatgttttctccATGTCAGTGCTAACGTGTATATATTCTCTCTCTTGTAAATAGATACATAT harbors:
- the inavaa gene encoding innate immunity activator protein: MTAIESKEEISDTDSGIIVHSGPDSPTSPLKEGMTHTRALKLKHQALEERLELCLLELRKLCIREAELTGKLPSDYPLMPEEKPPRVRRRIGASFKLDEDLIHSNKKQDSELHALETELALQRQIYEAARKLSLEDNLSKPQKKSRAQQCKREEKKVKELQEAVFQHRVKSECNSPKITSSNQHKDLNMSDDSSLSDVVALDEDVDSPCPLSPPATGHPFTDPLHLPPKPLLSCPVSSSLSSVDSERTPIQSSPWRESSLDHPIKKNTKLQNNNGSRSSSPAHVSSDSTRALPSPFTKSSSLRYNHSTSAPSTPELHVRRQYSQSFRLPKSKPLSVDSNKGRGRLPQRRPEFILCSPQYSPLRLSQSSSEDTSSEHSSSSYISSPGRDGPTEIPKLCPPPYGFHYGAKKAVSSPSPNNKTLKTNQGSKDVSDSPLSPQDLGANKRLLSPPPVPTAQRQNQEAPVSPRKTLKPPPPYRLMRTPSLKEYPNHAFRLLPREIVSEELKSWHQRNQQQKLRPNGEDGITSPTSPHMPLFTPGSGNLVLQRAADGTPLQWFVAQDSEIISQV